DNA from Gloeomargarita sp. SKYB120:
GCAGGCGAAGTGGATGTTGTGGGAATCATGCACCTTGCTCAGGTGGTACATCGAACCCGGTTGTTTGGGGTAGGGCAGGGTGTCCTTGCGGCCATTGTGCTCGATGGTGATGTAGCCCTCTTCAATGTCAATGTTGGGCGTACCGTATTCCCCCATCGTGCCGAGTTTCACGAGGTGGCAGTCGGGAAACTCCTCCTTCATGGCGTAGAGAATGTTGAGCGTCCCCACCACATTATTCACCTGGGTCAGCACGGCGTGTTCCCGGTCAATCATGGAAAAGGGGGCCGAGCGCTGTTCCCCAAAATGCACAATGGCTTGGGGTTCAAACTGGCGCAGGGATTTGATGAGAAATTGGTAATCGGTGATGTCACCCAGGAATAAATCAATTTTTTGCCCGGTCAGTTCATACCAGCGGCGCAACCGCTCCTGAATTGGCGTAATCGGGGTGAGGGTTTCCACCTGCAATTGCATATCCCAGTAGCGGCGGATCAGGCTGTCCAGGATGCCGACCCGATAGCCGCGATTGGCCAGATGTAACGCGGTTGCCCAGCCACAGTAACCATCCCCACCAATGACCAGAACGTTCATAACCTCTTGCCCATCTTTTGCGATATTTGTTTAATGTATCAGGTTTTGGGGATCACGCTAGCAAATGAGAATGGGGCTGGAGTCAAGGCGTTGGTTGACGATGAAAAGGCGGTACATCGGGGCATGGCTCGGGGTGGGTCTGAGTTTGACCCTTTGGGGGCTTTCGTCCGCGTTTGCCCAAAAGTCACCCCTGAGTCCCGCTTTGCAAACCTACTTTGACCACCTGGAGCGAGGACAGGAAGCCTTGACGTTGCGGGAATATACGGTGGCCGTTGCTGCCTTTACCCAGGCGATTCAGGTGCAGCCCCAGCGTTTTGAAGCCTATTACCAGCGCGGGCAAGCCTACAGTTTTTTGGGGCAGGACGCCGCCGCCTTGGCCGATGCGGAAAAAGCCATTCAACTCAATCCGACCTATGCCCCGGCCTACACCTTGCGGGGGCTGCTCCGGTTTCGCCATCGCAAGGAACTTGAACCCGCCTTGGCCGATTTGAACCGCTCATTGGCCCTAGACCCCCAGCAGGCTGCCGTTTACGGGTTGCGGGGTGCGATTAAGCGGCAGATGCAGGATATTGCCGGTGCCATCGCCGATTTTGAACAAGGGATTCAAGTCGCTCGCGCCCGCAAGCAATTCTCCCTCTACAAAGCCCTGGAGCGGGAACTGGAGCGCACCCGTCAACTCCAACCCCACTAACCACACAGGTAGCACGGTTTGAGAGACTGGTTAGGATGGGAGTTGCAGCAGGTTCGTAGGGAGTCAAGCCATGGCCAAGTATTGGACGCTGGCAGCCCTAGCGAGTGTGCTATTGGCAGTGCCGGTCAAGGGGCAACCTCTCACCCCGGCGGAACAATACCTTCTACAAAGTTACATGGGGCAGGCCTACGGTCGGTTCATGGCTGGGTCTTTGGGCATCAAAAGTCTCCATGTACTCACTAACGACACATCTACCTGCGCAGGCTTAACGGTTGGGTTGGGAACCGGTTTTGTGGACTTGGAAGGCCGACGCCCCC
Protein-coding regions in this window:
- a CDS encoding NAD-dependent epimerase/dehydratase family protein — protein: MNVLVIGGDGYCGWATALHLANRGYRVGILDSLIRRYWDMQLQVETLTPITPIQERLRRWYELTGQKIDLFLGDITDYQFLIKSLRQFEPQAIVHFGEQRSAPFSMIDREHAVLTQVNNVVGTLNILYAMKEEFPDCHLVKLGTMGEYGTPNIDIEEGYITIEHNGRKDTLPYPKQPGSMYHLSKVHDSHNIHFACRVWGLRATDLNQGVVYGVLTEECGMDEALINRLDYDGIFGTALNRFCVQAAIGHPLTVYGKGGQTRGFLDIRDTVRCVELAIRHPAQPGEFRVFNQFTEQFTVLELAQKVQQAGAAMGLKVTIHHLDNPRVEQEEHYYNAKNTKLLDLGLQPHYLSDSLLDSLLNFALRYKHRVDVRQILPKVNWRR
- a CDS encoding tetratricopeptide repeat protein; the encoded protein is MKRRYIGAWLGVGLSLTLWGLSSAFAQKSPLSPALQTYFDHLERGQEALTLREYTVAVAAFTQAIQVQPQRFEAYYQRGQAYSFLGQDAAALADAEKAIQLNPTYAPAYTLRGLLRFRHRKELEPALADLNRSLALDPQQAAVYGLRGAIKRQMQDIAGAIADFEQGIQVARARKQFSLYKALERELERTRQLQPH